From Periophthalmus magnuspinnatus isolate fPerMag1 chromosome 1, fPerMag1.2.pri, whole genome shotgun sequence:
tctctgtcctgtgcCGCTTCTTAGGGAACGTGAGCGGGATATGAATGGACCCAAGAAACGTGGTCCAAAACCcaagaatgttgttttgaaggtaATTATTGTTTCTTTGTAGCAATATATAAATGCTGTTATTAGTCAATGGAGGTAAATATGTTGAACTGACTTAGTTTATGTCGTTAGACTCGTGCTCCAAGAGGAGAGGCCAGTGGGTGCTCTACCCCTCCCACTGCACCCTCTGGGCCCACACCCTCTCCTAAACTGCACTCCCTGGCTGCCACTCACAAGCTGAAGAAGGACATCCACCGTTGCCACCGCATGTCTCGCCGCCCACTGCCTTCCATGTCTCCAGCCCTGTCCTCCGCCGGGGGGGTACGCTCACGCCCTCATGTGTCCCCCTTTTCTGAGACTGTTCGCATCCTCAACCGCAGAGTCAAGCCCCGTGAGGTCAAGAGGGGCCGCATTATTCTCAACCTGAAGGTCATCGATAAGGCCGGCCGTGGGGGTGGGGCTGCAGGCTCCAGGGGCCTCTCCACTGGACGCCACAACATCCCATCCCGCAACCGCATCATCAAGAAGGGAGACGCTCCCTACAAGCCTTTCCAGTCGCCCTTTAAAATGCTCGGATTCCCAATGTATGGGAAGCCTTTTGGGCTGCAGTGTGGAGGTTCTTTCCCATCTGAGCCAGGGCCCTTCTCCTACTCCACCATACCGAGCCAGGCCACACCAAGTCAGTCCATACCGAGCCAGGCTACACTGAGCCAGGATGCTCCCAGCCAGGCTCTTTTACAAAGAGGCTCTGAGAAGCAGGTTTTCCCAGCACAGTGCTCTGAGGACCAGGCAGAGGATGTTACCTTGTCAGCAGGACTTGTCCCAGCCAAGGGATCAGAGCAGGGGAGTGAGGGCCCACCCAAGGGTGCTTCTAGATGGCACCCTCAATTGGCTCCAAGCTGCAAAGACGTAGTAGTAACAGATGTGACCACTAACTTAGTCACAGTTACCATTAAAGAGTTCCCCTCCCCCTCCGACAGTCCCGACAGCAGCGCTGACACACCCCAGCCCAAGCAATAGAACTGAAGGATCACTCCAAATGTCCACATCATGAAGTCCTTTAACTTAATGTTATTGTTGTGTCTGGACTCAGATAGAATAAAGCAACAACATAAAGTCAGACGTAAACTTAAAATATGCCTTAAGGCTGCACAATGTGATGAAAATATCTATTTTTTCctaaataataattcatattatCACCAGGACAACCATGTCTCAGAGGCTTAACTATGGTCTATTTGACAACATGAGTCTGGAGATGACTTGGTTCACTAATGTTAGGACATTAGCTTTAGAGAATGCCCCTTGGCAGAAACCACATTTGGCCATTTCAAATCTGAGTACAATTGTGGGAAGGTTATCCATATCAAAACCATTAAAATAATGTTGGTGAAGTAGTAATAAATGCCACTGTAATGCATATGTTTGGTGCCTggatatttgtgttttgaactGAATGGGTACTGTCATGTTATGTCTGTGCTGTTGAACACAGCCTGTATCGTCATTAAGAATGTTTTTGGCCACAGCAACTCAACAAGATAGACTGATGCActgacatttcaataatgaatttgtttttgaagactttttatatattttgaagcTCCTCTGTGATCTGAATGTGCAGCTGAGTGTGCTCACTTAACTGTTTACAGAAATGTTTTAGCTGATATGAATTCCCAATATCTCGGCTTGACATTGATACAGGCTAAAGGTGTAGAATGGTGGTTCTCAAGACTTTTCACAAGAAGCACTCCAAGGAAAAAGaatatctgatttatttttccaagtgccaaacagatttaaaccaggtctgtaacagATTATTCCAGCAAAAACAGTAGTTATAACCAAGTACAAACCCAAAGAAGGACAAAAATGTGGGTGCAATGGCACACTGTACCCAATTCTTactaaacatgaaaaataggactagttcattttaaacgctgtggttggttcaaagttattactcacttaccttatgcattttgaacatcctaattattcaccataatgagtttataagtgctttttacaacGCTAAGAGACCAGTACAtactggacttattttgacctcaagagctgcttatacaatatatctgtactagggcaagacacattttgctcaaatacactgaGTAAAATCAAGTCCAGGGTCTTTAAGCAAACAATAGAGCTTatttaccacagtttgagaaacacagcTATAGATTTATATTATTACAATGTCCACATCATTACATCAGATCTGTTGTAAATGGTTACTAATACCTGCCACATTGAGGCACCAGTGAGCTAAAGAATTAAGGTCAAGCCTGGATTGGTTATTCATTATTGTTATATGAATTATGAATATGCATCAGATGATAAAGTGTGTATTGTACAAACTGCAGTGCTTTATGTGTGCTTCATGTGGCTTTCATTTTAAAGCTCTTAAGAAATACATGAAACCAAAATGTCTCgtatttgattttcaaattaaataaaaaagatgaaaatgtgtttttgtaatggCAATGCTCAGTACCACGCAGAAAGGGGCTGGGGGGTCAGGATGTAAGTGAAATGTCAGCATTTACAGCACTGAAGGGCCCCTGTTTATTTGACTATAGTCAACTAATTCTAAATCCAAAGATAGGGCAGGGAATTGTGCGTAAATATCTGATCtcttacaaaattacaaaaatacaaaagagttgagaatgtattttgtgtcagattatatttatggaaatgTTTTGCTGGTGGCACATGGCAcatgagtgttttttgttgttgttgtgtttttgttttttgtctcctGAAGTAGGCTACTGTCTTTGTTAAGCCACAGTGTCCAAATCATTTCTTTCaattatagatttaaaaaaaaaagtttgtctgaGACTAGGTGAATAACCCATCACTCattacattaaagagggggtattttacttctatggggtattaactgctaacataacatatttagacaattttgttgttttgaaaatgctgtattcgcttaaacaacgtattaacatattttataagtttcagttatAAAAGTGTCCTCCCTCCCTTTACTCCGATTGCTaggtcactctcccttcagagtaCTTTCAAAACACACTAACCACACATCTctaatgaaacaactgcacattgcatcaggtttgtgaagttaagttgctgtgtacagttttgtatcatgcttttatatatttatagataTTGTCATGTGGAAGCCTCCTCCTTGAATCGCCATCTTAATGAGGTGGAgtggtttgagcacccgaatgatcctgggagctatgttgtcagaGGCTTCATGCCTCtagtagggtcacccatggcaaacaggtcctgggggacgggtcagaccaAGAGCGGTTCAAATGCCTTTCATGATGAGAAGAGAAGCAAGccatgtgttggagttcacccttcttcagccttcttggagtcatTGGAGGGGTaatagacagtgcaccaacctcagactctactacttctactgagGGACTTCAGTGCCCACGTGGGTGTTATCGGGAAGAATGGCcaccctgatctgaacccgagtggcgTTTTGTTagtggacttctgtgctagtcgcagtttgtccataacgagcACCATGTTCACAagagtgtccatcagtgcatgtggcaccagaACACCCTAGGTCGGTGGTCAATGATtaactttgttgtcgtgtcatctgatctccccCTGCGTGTCatggacacttgggtgaagagaggggcagagctgtcaactgatcacaacctggtggtgagttgtaTCTGCTAGTagaggaggaagctggacagacTTGGTAGGCCCAAGTGcactgtgagggtctgttgggaatgtcTGGCGGAGCTCTCTGTAAGTGGctttcaactcacacctccagtGAAGCTTCTCCAGgatcctgggggaggctggCTTGTCGATGCGGATGCTCGTAGCTGTCATCATAAGGCCTGCAATGCTTGTCGTGGCAGCAACCCCCGAACTCGGTGGTGGACACCTGACGTAAGGGATGTCGTCAGGGTGAAGAAGGAGTCTTATCAAGCCTTTTGTGCTTgagggactcctgaggcagctgacgagtaccggCCAGCCAAGTGTGCCACAGGTCGGGTGGTCATAGAGGCAAAAAATTGGGGTTGGCAGGAGTTCAGGGAggtcatggaggaggactatcggacagcctcaaagagattctgacAAACAATCTggtgcctcaggagggggaagcagtgcttcaccaatattgtttacagtgtggttgTAGAGCTGTTGACCACGACTGGGAATGTCGTAggacagtggaaggaatactttgacatggttgtggtttttgtcccagtCGTAGAACACTGGACCAACTCTACACTCTCCAtcggtcctcgagggttcatgggagtttgctcaACCAGTCCACATATGTTTTTGTGGATCAGGAGAAGGCCTTTGACTGTGTTCTTGTCCATGCTACCTCcacatggtgtcctttgggggtgctctgAGAGTATGGGTTCCGGGGCcctgctaagggctgtctggtccctgtatgacaggagcaggagctgtgttcgcattgccgagagtaagtcagacctgttcccagtgcatatTGGACTCCGGCAGGGCttccctttgtcaccggttcttttcattgtatttatcgAAGAATTTCTATGCACAGTCAGAGGCTGGAGGGCATCCAGTTCAGGAACCATagaatctcatctctgctgtttgcagatgatgttgtcctgatggcttcaggacttgcagcaggcactggggcggggATGAGAGATGAGATGAGGGATGAGagaccatggttctcgactggaaaaaggttgTTTGCCTtctccttgcctcaagtggaggagttcaagtatctcagggtcttgttcatgagtgagggaaagatagagcatgagattgacaggtggatcggtgcagtgtccactgtgatgctgttgtggtaaagagggagctgagtcgaaaggcaaagctcttgatttatcggtcaatctacgttcctaccctcacttatggtcatgagctttgggtaatgacctaAAGGACAATATCttggatacaagtggccgaaatgggtttcctccgcaagGTGgctaggttagggttaggagatTGGTCATACGGGAGGtcctcggagtagagccgctgctggTGCGGACCGGTTGAATTTGGGGAAGAAGGGGGACTGTCCAGTGGGGCAACAACGGTCCGGGCAAAGGGCGGACGACACAACGAGGTCCCTGGACAGAAAGCTTTGTCCAGCGGAGCTGTGAGGGTCCCACCAAGGGGGCAGAGGACacaaggaggtccctggacggagaacagtgtccagcagagcTGCATCAGTCCAGGcgaggggcagatgacacgaggaggtccctggatggaaaacggtgtccagcggagctacaacggtccaggcgaggggcagatgacacgaggaggtccctggacagaAAACGGTGTCCAGCagagctacaacggtccaggcaAGGGGCAGATGACACATAGGGAGTGGACCGGTTGGGACAGGACAGCAAGCGGGGAACAGGCCCGTGAAtcggagacagacaggtaagCAGGGTTGGCAGATCGTGTAGTCTGATGAATTGTCCGTGGTGGGGGAATGCCGGGTGGAGCGAGGAATTCGGTCCCAAGTCTGCTTGGTCCATTGTGGCGagatcgttctgtcgtaacggtgggtgtagcggaccaaagaatgcagactcggggcagatttaaagtgtttattgtacagattgagacaaaatacaaaactgagggttgatctgatggtgagcaggaagccaggtgcgggccaggatccaggagcatggagtgcagggaaaaaccaagacagtaccagggctgagaagcagggtagaagcagggtcggagcagggtcggagcagggtcaaaGCAGGGTCGAAGCGGGGCTGAAGGCACACATAGGATCCGGCACCAAACACAGATAATCCAGTACGGAACAGGGTGAAGCAACACAGAGCAACGCAGGCACGACAGggacacaggaacacagggaacgACAGGAATGAAGGGACGACGGCACAGAACAGGGAGAAGAacgcagacgatctcgcccTAAGTGTCTggccccagctcctcttatgctcTATGCTCTTATCCTCTatgcaggtggaggtaattgcgctgatgagctgcaggtgcgtgcaggaggagccaggagctcagcccagctccggcaggtgagggaaggaaggagcaggacaggaggtaaaacgtggagcggacggtgcggatcatgacaatgACAAAATGTATTAGCCTACAAGTTTTTACatcatgtaatgttttcatatataaatatgacattttatgtgtaaaaatggcaaaaattgatcatatttgagacatttaaaacattgatACAGCCAGGTTTCCATTCCTTGCTTCTCTTattagagacaaaaaaaaaataaaaaattacagaGGGGATTTTGGATGTCTTataaaatattgaagaaaatgaagaaaattcGCCTAAAAAATTCTAACTTCATCtccttttttgtgtgttttgtatctAAAATTAGATATCACAATCTTTCTACATACGTTTGGTCAAAATTTTGAGActgtaaagtttggtgtgtCGGCACTACTTTAAGGGATCATTTTTATATCCTTATGaaataaaagtctaaaaaagtttaaatttatGTAAGCATAGTGAttatatgaaatattaaaatgtattttgatgCACCAAAATTggagaccaaactgaccaataaacacttttttttttttttttttttttttttgagctttgCTTGTAGTGCCCCCACCCCCCTAGACCTAACCTGCCCTATGGACTTTAAAGTGCTAATGATAAGTTGGTCaattcattttactaaaacatggttaagatgattatatttaagattataTTAAAgatgtaaaacttttttttgttttttccccaattTGGCAATCAGCGTTTTAGAACATTTTACTGCCTATAATTATCAACagatttttcaacttttctttgcaaattgcttcttgattggtTTTACAgctatcatttatatttataacagGATTATTATCCCCccaaattaagtcaaaatttgagaatcataaaaacctgtcacatgcaaattttaataaaaaattagTTCAACGTTGTTGTCTGATGGTATATGCACTTTATTGTCTTTGAATTTCACACATGACAAAACTGGTGGCAGACAGTCACAGTGTAAACAGTGTCCAGGCCACTTCAGTGCGTTTTACCTCCTCAAGTCTCCCAATGTcatttaaaagtgttaaagCAAGACAGGGTCCAATCTGCTGTGTTCAGTTACCTTTACCATTATCTATTTCTATTGATAATATATGACAAGATCACTTTatagggcccatgttacacaaaatgcaatgctgttacctccccaaaacatacctggagttgtgttttgtttcattcgcacatgtttgaagaatcttgcatttatatgccgtctgcatctccaaacctcaaaatgctcttttccaccttgtgatgtcataatttaaATTTCACAGCTATTTCAGCCAATTTAACTGATTTACTCTACAATACACTATATGTACCATACACTATACTGTACTGCATAACCATAAGTTGttgcctttttaaaaaaaaatcattttaccttttgttcagttgcgATTGAAAGTCTACAATATCTTCTGATGACCCGAGGAGTGAAGAAGTCtcaaaacaatagctgtaaaggtttggcaattccagggctgcaaatcaaatgaatctagtgaaggcacatggagataaaaaatatagtggagtgttttctgtattCACTGAAacgcgtgaatgaaacaaaacatagctCGAGTTATATTTTGGTGAGGatacagcattagaacataaataacaaaatgcctGTAATACAGGCCTTTAAGAATGCTCTGCTTAGACTAAACCCGCGTATAGTTTGGCCTAAGACAGTTTATCCATGGGGTATACATGGTTTTGAGGACTCTTTTCCATCCATATGATGTAATATTTTGCTTTATGATGGCAATTTGTTTTGACACCCCATGGATACTCtgaataattaatatttttggAACGCATTTCTGGAGGACAACCAGATAACTGCCATCTCAGatgttaaagattttttttttcttgtaatttgGCAAGATATAAACCAATGAATGAtcaaagttttaaaatatgttgaaaatgacaggaagtagagaaGAATTCTAAAACATACACATATAACATGATGATGACATTACTCTAGGGAGACTCAGAATTCCATCCAAAAGTTACAGGAAGAAACACTTTTTAGTAACTCTGAAACATTTTTCCAACCacgactttttcacattttttattggTCAAATGCTAGAATGTCAGGTCGGGAGGGATggtctgctgtgattggtcagctgTGTTTACGTCTGCCTACAGTTGTACCTGCACATGCTGCTCTCATTTGGCTTCAGTAGCTCTGGGACCCTACGACTCACAACAAATATCAAACATATCTGATATCCCTGTGAACACACGATCAGCTGTTATATGTTCATCGTGAGCAGGTAATCGCAGCTAACCTCTGGACACTGCACTGCATGAATTTTTGTGTGGCTAAAGTCTGTGTCAAAATCATCCTGAAAATTGAGTGTAAAGccaatcaaggctagcagttacaggggaaaatttggagccaagctccatatttggaatgccGACCACGAGCCAATCAGTAacaagactgttgaaggtaatgtcaTTCCcatccgcaccgctggtttaccaggaagcaggcacttagcaactctgtcaattaaacctgttgctaacactagcgggagcaacctcattggtctgttattaatgtccatatcctGATTTAcgaacaaaatggcaaaataaaaacaccaggatcatgtagagtgggttaatatgaatattttaagaccaaaatgataagtctgacagcagcatttacagagagagaggggtgagtttttcagcagtaaatgaattggagccagagacaAAGGAACCAGAAGCACagccatgttcacttcctatgtgGAATGTAGCAGTTAGCAGgctagctttgtccatttatatatacagtctatgctccggACCCAACTATTTATCGCTAACATTTTGAGCCAGTCTGCTACATGGTTGCTACATGATAACCGTAATGGAATTCCCTagcgtgatgtcatcatttcctataagaataaaatttgttTTTCAACCTCTAATAGGTACTTTAAATTGAAACAGATGTGCGACCAGATAATTTTGTATCCAGTTCTTAGGAATGAGGAGATGTCCAAACTGCAGTGTACAGCTGGTTTagaagtcctatattacacaaaactcacTCGTGTgacctttaaaccatgttagaatattgttacctcatcacaaacacagctgaaggtgtgttttgtctcattcacacaaatTTGAGTATTGAATAGAATTATTATaggctgtctacatccccaaagctgaGTGGTGAAGTGGTAGTGTTCAagtaaacagctccttttacctttagtttagtagaaactgtcaattcctgggctgaaatcatccatatgattccagtgaaggtgtgtggagtttaaaaacacagtggagcacttcctgtattaccacatgatgacagcacaaggtggaacaaaatgttttccatttcagcctaaatatgcagggtttgtttgttaaacatgtgtgaatgaaacaaaccaaaactccagatatgtttttgatgaggaaacaacattataacaatgatcacaaaacagtgcaatatgggccctttaaggagCATGTGGAAACTTTTATAGTGCAATCAAAACCATAACAGGGCAAGAGCCAGAATTCATGTATGTATTAATATGACTTTTTCAAGAAACATCATGATCCACTGATGCTGAACCTCCATGTGATATATGCATCCAATCACACCACAACACTGGTACATCAACAATATCATCATTTTTCCTGTGTTGTCTTGTTTAACATTATAACTCTATCAAATGTAATGTTATCTGAAACCTGCCAATACAAGACACAACACAGTCATATGTGGAGAGGTTGGTTGGTTGGGCCCCTCACTGGTTGGGCACCTCTCACTGATTGGGACTGGGGTGCTTGTGTGCCCCATGGCAGGGCTCGGTAGACTCTTTGGTGGCCCCTCCATACACATCCACATCCAGGTCTGTCCAGGGAGCGATGTTCCCCAGAGCAGAGGAGCTGCAGTCAGCCAGAGCCGACACCTCAGCAGGCTTGAGAACACGGTCCCACAGGTTAAACTGGGACAGCTCACCCACCAGAGCCTGAGATGCATCAAAACGTCCCCCCACAGTGTCCTACAAAACAGCACAACATCACATCAGTATTTAGACCTATACAACAAACAGTGTTGGAAAAGTAAGTTATTTAATATATTGCAGTGTATAAAGTATTGTAAATATGCAATACAGTAGCTTACTCTGATTGGATCATGTAATGGAATATGTAATGTATTGGAAGTTATCAGTGCTTAGTATCAATTCGCATTGGGTTGTAATATTTTGAATTAATGTTGACACTTTTGAATGGTTATTACTGAtataaagagctgatttaaaaggtaaaaggagctattaacttgaaaactagcactttataacatcacaaggtggaatagagcatttttatCTTTGAAAATGTAGAAAGCCCAATAATCtaggataactcaaacatgtgtgaatgaaacaaaacacaactccatgtctgtttttgatgatgtaacaacattctaacatggcttaaagctcacaagagtccattttgtttaatataggacTTTAATTGAAAGGAATTATCATCAACACTATGATGGCTGCTGTGTGCCTCTCCAGTGTCCCACACTGACCTGCTCCTGGCCCAGGATCAGGACTCCTCCGGGCTTGATGGGGTGCCAGGCTGccagcccctcccctctgcccttCAGCCGGCCCCCCTGGTAGGCCTTCCACACACCATCCCGGAGTgtccagctcacacacacatgttgccACTGGCCTCGGAGCAGGTCCAGGGGCAGCTGGGCCACCTGCACACATGGGACTCAtgttcacattttacatttttacaaaccaaattaaacaaaataagaaaatcatTAGTGAAAACTATACCTTCAACAAAACAGAATACTTTGAATGGTAAATAATTCAATAACAGGTCACTAAAACACTTAATACTGAGAGTAATGGTGCATTCCAGGCAACTGGTAACTGGGATATTTCTTAACTGAAACTAATGATTCCAACTTGTGAGCTCCAGCTTAATTAAACTGTGTTACAACACTAATCACCAAAAACAGTGGATCTGAGATTAAACATCACATAAACCATGTCAAAATTTGTTACAGGTTAAATCTGACAGAATCCTTTTTAAGAGATCTATATAATACTTAAATATCTTTAGCCTACAGTTTAGCATTAGTCATATAGTTTACATTCATTCCATTCAGCTGCCTCATAATATTCAACTGGGAAATATCCGATTTCTCAGTAGCCTGGAATGCAGCATAAACCTGTAGCTTCAAACGACCTTGGTAAGTGTAACCTGGCCTGAACCTGTACCACCAAAtgaccaggtctgaatcagtcCTGTTCCAAAATAAAGCCAATCTCAAGACTGAGGCTATGAAAGATAAGATCtatccaagatggcgccacgtacggtcgccctggtgatttggtgtgctgtgtgttttttgtttttgtgcgtttgtcctgtgttcgcgtgctcttacacccgtgaagagctcttatcTATCAGAACTACCACTCCTGTCGATCTACTGCCGGTCTTTTTAGttcctgcagtagattttgttcactctttggccaaaagagtgccgaagacgaggaaagcgggcaggggccttggtgcgcctccggagacgcggcgctcgcacgcccctacctggaattttcctgtctaacgttcgctcactcagcaacaagacggacgaactggcgctgctgatgacgagaaacaaagacttctcttcctcttgcgtcttatgcttcacggagacatggctcaatgagcgtatcccggactgtgcgcttcaactggagggattccagctcctccgcgcggacagacaacggggactctccgggggaaagacgaaaggtggaggtgtctgtttcttcatcaacaacccctggtgtacggatgtgactgtgatctcccaacactgctctcccgccgtggaatatctgttcattaactgtaggcctttctattctccacgtgagttcacttctttcattctggccgctgtttacatccctccgtgcgcggacacgcacgaggcccagcacgtgctcgcggagcagattctggatgtggagcgaaccttcccggactctttactgatcatcctgggggattttaataaaggaaatctgagccaggaactgcccaaatataaacagtttattaattgcccgacgagagagcagaagacgctggatcactgttacacaatggtcagtggagcctacagagccgtgacCCGCACTGCTCTAGGatactctgatcacgtcatggtccacctcatccctgcttacaaacaacggctgaaactctccaaacctgctgtgaggacttctaagaagtggaccagtgaggctgtggaggagcttcgcacgtgtttggacactacagactgggatgtgttcaaggctgccacagacagtttggatgagtacacagacactgtgacgtcatacattcagttctgtgaggacagcatcattccatcatgcaccagggtgacttttaacaacgacaaaccctggttcacacccagacttagacatttgaggagggaaaaggagatggctttcagggcaggagatcgtgaaggctacaggcgttgcaagtatgcgtttagcaaagaggtggaaaaggctaaagcgaaatacaatacacgtctggagcagcaattccccaccaacgactctgcttctgtctggagagggcttaggcaaatcaccaactacaggcccaaagcccctcccgccgtggacaacaaacaactagcagaaaagttaaaaggcttttatgcgaggtttgaagtttcacacccctccccctcctcccccaccatcatggacattacctccaaacccacctcggaccctccctcctcccccactgccctcacagttgtggagcaggacgtgactaagcttttcaggaagcagaatccccgtaaggccgcgggcccagacggtgtctctccttccacccttaagacactgtgctgaggaactggctcctgtcttcacggacatttttaacacctccctggagtcatgtcacgtcccagcctgcttcaagctgtccaccattgtccccgtccccaagaagcccaggatcactggact
This genomic window contains:
- the cbx6a gene encoding chromobox protein homolog 6a codes for the protein MELSAAGDRIFAAEAILKRRVRKGRLEYLVKWKGWAMKHSTWEPEENILDDRLILGFEQKERERDMNGPKKRGPKPKNVVLKTRAPRGEASGCSTPPTAPSGPTPSPKLHSLAATHKLKKDIHRCHRMSRRPLPSMSPALSSAGGVRSRPHVSPFSETVRILNRRVKPREVKRGRIILNLKVIDKAGRGGGAAGSRGLSTGRHNIPSRNRIIKKGDAPYKPFQSPFKMLGFPMYGKPFGLQCGGSFPSEPGPFSYSTIPSQATPSQSIPSQATLSQDAPSQALLQRGSEKQVFPAQCSEDQAEDVTLSAGLVPAKGSEQGSEGPPKGASRWHPQLAPSCKDVVVTDVTTNLVTVTIKEFPSPSDSPDSSADTPQPKQ